In Rhineura floridana isolate rRhiFlo1 chromosome 12, rRhiFlo1.hap2, whole genome shotgun sequence, a single window of DNA contains:
- the LOC133368281 gene encoding TLC domain-containing protein 5-like isoform X1: protein MKELGGSVPRATDFFLHVDADFRMVATMVLWVAFSLIGWFSLYTWSCHWFKDRTYEWSCRLVTLTHGVLATCLSGYIGFIDGPWPMSYPGSPNTTLQIHALCMSLGYFLFDLGWCVYFQAEGALMLAHHTVSILGITISLALGESAAEVNGVVFGSEITNPLLQARWFLREKGLYHTFVGDVVDFLFVVLFTGVRIGVGAWLMYCVLMSPKPRWFIKVGGVIMYVVSWVFMVSICRFARRKSMKKYHAWRSQWNKEMNLNANGHLKGH, encoded by the exons AATGGTGGCCACCATGGTCCTCTGGGTGGCCTTCAGCCTGATTGGCTGGTTCTCCCTCTACACTTGGTCTTGTCATTGGTTCAAAGACCGCACCTATGAGTGGAGCTGCCGATTGGTCACTCTGACTCACGGGGTCCTTGCCACTTGCCTCTCCGGCTACATCGGCTTCATTGATGGCCCGTGGCCTATGTCTTACCCAG GGTCGCCTAACACCACCCTCCAGATCCATGCGTTGTGCATGAGCTTGGGTTATTTCCTCTTTGACCTTGGTTGGTGTGTCTATTTCCAGGCAGAAGGGGCACTGATGCTGGCCCATCACACTGTCAGCATTCTGGGAATCACCATCTCCCTTGCCCTGGGCGAGTCTGCTGCGGAGGTCAATGGTGTCGTCTTCGGCAGCGAGATCACCAACCCACTCCTGCAGGCCCGTTGGTTTCTCCGGGAGAAAGGGCTGTACCACACTTTTGTGGGGGATGTGGTGGATTTCCTCTTTGTGGTGCTCTTCACAGGGGTGAGGATTGGGGTCGGGGCCTGGCTGATGTACTGCGTGTTGATGTCGCCCAAACCCAGGTGGTTCATCAAGGTTGGGGGCGTGATAATGTACGTTGTTTCTTGGGTGTTCATGGTTAGTATCTGCCGATTTGCTCGGCGAAAAAGCATGAAGAAATACCATGCCTGGAGGAGTCAATGGAACAAAGAGATGAACTTGAATGCCAATGGCCATCTGAAGGGCCATTGA
- the LOC133368281 gene encoding TLC domain-containing protein 5-like isoform X2, which produces MVATMVLWVAFSLIGWFSLYTWSCHWFKDRTYEWSCRLVTLTHGVLATCLSGYIGFIDGPWPMSYPGSPNTTLQIHALCMSLGYFLFDLGWCVYFQAEGALMLAHHTVSILGITISLALGESAAEVNGVVFGSEITNPLLQARWFLREKGLYHTFVGDVVDFLFVVLFTGVRIGVGAWLMYCVLMSPKPRWFIKVGGVIMYVVSWVFMVSICRFARRKSMKKYHAWRSQWNKEMNLNANGHLKGH; this is translated from the exons ATGGTGGCCACCATGGTCCTCTGGGTGGCCTTCAGCCTGATTGGCTGGTTCTCCCTCTACACTTGGTCTTGTCATTGGTTCAAAGACCGCACCTATGAGTGGAGCTGCCGATTGGTCACTCTGACTCACGGGGTCCTTGCCACTTGCCTCTCCGGCTACATCGGCTTCATTGATGGCCCGTGGCCTATGTCTTACCCAG GGTCGCCTAACACCACCCTCCAGATCCATGCGTTGTGCATGAGCTTGGGTTATTTCCTCTTTGACCTTGGTTGGTGTGTCTATTTCCAGGCAGAAGGGGCACTGATGCTGGCCCATCACACTGTCAGCATTCTGGGAATCACCATCTCCCTTGCCCTGGGCGAGTCTGCTGCGGAGGTCAATGGTGTCGTCTTCGGCAGCGAGATCACCAACCCACTCCTGCAGGCCCGTTGGTTTCTCCGGGAGAAAGGGCTGTACCACACTTTTGTGGGGGATGTGGTGGATTTCCTCTTTGTGGTGCTCTTCACAGGGGTGAGGATTGGGGTCGGGGCCTGGCTGATGTACTGCGTGTTGATGTCGCCCAAACCCAGGTGGTTCATCAAGGTTGGGGGCGTGATAATGTACGTTGTTTCTTGGGTGTTCATGGTTAGTATCTGCCGATTTGCTCGGCGAAAAAGCATGAAGAAATACCATGCCTGGAGGAGTCAATGGAACAAAGAGATGAACTTGAATGCCAATGGCCATCTGAAGGGCCATTGA